One stretch of Gopherus flavomarginatus isolate rGopFla2 chromosome 2, rGopFla2.mat.asm, whole genome shotgun sequence DNA includes these proteins:
- the ASXL3 gene encoding putative Polycomb group protein ASXL3 isoform X6 produces MCCRFTPGHLKWTKAEDIDIETPGSILVNTNLRALINKHTFASLPQHFQQYLLLLLPEVDRQMGSDGVLRLSSSALNNEFFAYAAQGWKQRLAEGEFTPEMQLRIRQEIEKEKKTEPWKERFFERFYGEKLGMSREESMKLTSVQNSDEDESSLLCGSSGIPGPSKNTTFEDHEQKSVKIPPLPERDFCQSLCNVEQVPVKDLMAESDSEGILVPDESVIQEEIAEEVETSICECQEENHKTEHEFSEEPVSPAGTNEEVEAVPLADNSASCVVMNDVVDTLSHIEIKMELKSECPQEEMSVVIDQLEDCLSPASSTTSVSDAAERDSESTKELSAPETQNSALESSLFTDGGIAVDMELQSDPDEQLSDNACISETSFSSESPEGPCIGIASPGGDTQSNSEEPCTPTSHETACSSEAASSENTEPDSQQKTIEESLHTPLMSEVSPVSTSPVTSETSLTSNLPLTSEASPASNLPLTSETSPMSDLPLTSETSSMSSVLLASETSVATSLPFLSETSPISNSPQSERLILQQRKSPCLSEESLSPLKEETSTIPKASQEENLIAEEKLIQCTTETVKMGPLANIPESSILEEPQSKNLTPQSCKSHTEIEKSYIASISELSSPEVIKIKNHHVQQRVEKKGVLSPLEISVVSEGTVGKSTELLPVKPHDKVYTSSLEKTSFSEVCRSKSHKQQSSAQIRLESSHSSKLLEPTKSPEVRIENRDAEIPKRKTAEQHSFGICKEKRARIEDDQSNRNAPLTSPSEKEQPPREEPRVPPLKIQLSKIGPPFIIKSQPVSKPEPRVSQSTSVSSGRNTGARTLADIKARAQQARAQREAAAAAAVAAAASIVSGSMGSPCEGGKTRTLAHIKEQTKAKLFAKHQARAHLLQTSKEAKSQLSSKECPSSVETSTPSDTKIEVSTGVIIVNPNCRSPSNKSAHFRETNTLLQQSLNTAALPETATDVSVHSSDENIPMSHLCEKIISSTSTENNNVPVLYSKNSVSASVCSTAMSGTIQELPFASSLDKSSVLMSVDSTNTTISACNVNMLKSTQGIDTPCIAIVPKCIDNTIVPASIDSTVLSNSSDEKRLPVSSSSANNAVSSQYTTVPTSSIASNLPNHLPGSSVLIPPVGTTTRFSSDKIAITGCSEQSTVSINTTVRTALSCSDAAAVVDSVARPPISMFTGNMVTISSYDNTAKLSADNLEKSSGLRNRIDVSSKSQPVSFTQTAMNRSIPCKVIVDHTTTLNTNLSLAASIENAENSIDLQSRLVRAETALQNIACPQVSVISRPEIVSNESLEHTSSFITVTAKQEGKTLQAACTSLQEVPLTPQDKLIDVVAPSQGFVEQLRGPSAFKSEADAACVNQYNTNNRICWHDEEAMHTDQPMVSHLNPNKHKEYTEQNCLKNVKTEPSSYTQMSELQSRSLMTSIAVPVKSETTESDKCFRMDTEDFTGPKMPSQTAEIATSAQPTQTSKASATDSMEDSLSLSTETLKRVTSAGSSSCRLSSVEANNPLVTQLLQGNLPLEKVLPQPRSGAKLEINRLPLPLQTTSVCKTSASERSMVENPSSSPNPDGKGFTAGSIAPLQIRKRENHPKKRMARTVGEHTQMKCELGKVSMDTDVKVASCVISSSMNQLGHGQPFKQEWLNKHAVQNRIAHSPEIKQQKRPLPSCSFQQNLFHIDKNGSFHAEASTSHRQHFYQMSMAARGPIPTAALLQTTSKVPSVCNAFAFSRHLEQKGLGEVSISAAAHQLRLGSVFSPNIQIKEGDDIASASQTLQNKTLVHPLPPPPIPNAEVPSDQKQLTVTMETTKRLSWPQPASICSNIKSEPVSFEEGLSSSCELGIKQASYDQNEVKEQLKAFALKNADFSSYLLSEPQKPFTQLATQKIQTQHPQQQQLCGSYPTIHFGSTSFKRAASAIEKSIGILGSGSNTATGLSNQNVPIPVQKFADSSNADELELKCSCRLKAMIVCKGCGAFCHDDCIGPSKLCVACLVVR; encoded by the exons ATGGGAAGTGATGGAGTTTTGCGTCTCAGTAGTTCCGCTCTAaataatgaattctttgcatatgCAGCACAAGGGTGGAAACAACGATTGGCAGAAG GAGAATTTACTCCAGAAATGCAGTTGCGCATCAGACAAGAGattgaaaaggaaaagaaaacagaacCTTGGAAGGAAAGGTTCTTTGAAAGGTTTTATGGTGAAAA GTTGGGAATGTCAAGAGAAGAATCTATGAAGCTCACTTCAGTACAGAACAGTGATGAAGATGAGAGTAGTTTGCTGTGTGGATCTTCTGGTATACCTGGTCCTTCTAAAAATACAACTTTTGAGGACCATGAACAGAAAAGCGTGAAGATTCCACCTCTTCCTGAAAGAGATTTCTGTCAGTCTCTTTGTAATGTGGAACAGGTTCCAGTCAAGGATCTAATGGCGGAATCAGATTCAGAGGGTATATTGGTACCTGACGAATCTGTAATTCAGGAAGAGATTGCTGAGGAGGTTGAGACAAGTATCTGTGAATGCCAAGAGGAGAACCATAAAACAGAACATGAGTTTTCAGAGGAGCCAGTAAGCCCAGCTGGTACTAATGAAGAAGTAGAAGCAGTGCCACTTGCAGACAACTCAGCATCTTGTGTTGTAATGAATGATGTAGTTGATACTTTGTCGCACATTGAAATTAAAATGGAGTTGAAATCAGAATGTCCTCAGGAAGAAATGTCAGTTGTGATTGATCAGCTGGAGGATTGTTTATCACCTGCTTCTTCTACGACCTCTGTCAGCGATGCAGCAGAGAGAGATTCTGAGTCTACGAAAGAGCTAAGTGCTCCAGAAACACAAAACTCTGCTTTAGAAAGCTCATTGTTCACTGATGGAGGCATTGCTGTTGATATGGAGCTACAGAGTGACCCTGATGAACAGttatctgataatgcttgtatttCTGAAACTTCCTTTTCCTCTGAAAGCCCAGAGGGACCTTGTATCGGTATTGCCTCTCCAGGAGGTGACACACAGTCCAATTCAGAGGAACCCTGTACTCCAACATCTCATGAAACAGCTTGTTCATCTGAGGCAGCCAGCAGTGAAAATACTGAACCTGATAGTCAGCAAAAGACCATTGAAGAAAGCCTGCACACACCTTTAATGTCAGAAGTATCTCCAGTGTCCACTTCACCTGTAACCTCAGAAACATCTCTGACATCAAACTTACCTTTGACATCAGAGGCATCACCAGCTTCTAATTTACCTTTAACATCAGAAACCTCTCCGATGTCTGATTTACCGTTAACATCAGAAACCTCTTCCATGTCTTCTGTACTTCTAGCTTCTGAAACATCTGTGGCAACCAGTTTACCTTTTCTGTCAGAAACTTCTCCAATTTCTAATTCCCCACAGAGTGAAAGACTTATTCTGCAACAAAGGAAATCACCATGTTTATCTGAAGAATCCCTCTCCCCTTTAAAAGAAGAAACTTCAACCATTCCTAAGGCATCTCAAGAGGAAAATCTTATTGCGGAAGAGAAACTGATTCAGTGTACAACTGAAACTGTGAAAATGGGTCCTCTAGCAAATATACCTGAAAGTTCAATATTGGAAGAGCCCCAGAGCAAAAATCTTACTCCTCAATCATGCAAATCACATACTGAAATTGAGAAATCTTATATTGCTTCCATTTCAGAACTCTCTTCTCCAGAAGTGATCAAAATTAAAAATCATCATGTTCAGCAAAGAGTGGAAAAGAAAGGTGTGCTCTCGCCATTAGAGATATCTGTCGTATCAGAAGGGACAGTGGGCAAAAGCACTGAACTCCTTCCAGTTAAACCCCATGATAAAGTATATACCTCATCTCTAGAAAAGACTTCATTCTCAGAAGTGTGCAGAAGTAAGTCACACAAACAGCAAAGCAGTGCACAGATCCGGCTGGAGAGTTCCCATTCATCTAAGTTATTAGAACCCACAAAATCACCTGAAGTAAGAATTGAAAATAGAGATGCAGAGATCCCAAAGAGGAAGACTGCAGAACAGCACAGTTTTGGAATCTGTAAAGAGAAGAGAGCTAGAATAGAAGATGATCAGTCTAATCGTAATGCTCCATTGACAAGTCCATCTGAGAAAGAGCAGCCACCTAGAGAAGAGCCCCGAGTCCCACCCCTCAAG ATTCAACTTTCAAAAATTGGGCCACCTTTTATTATCAAGAGTCAACCTGTTTCAAAACCAGAACCTAGGGTTTCCCAGAGTACCTCAGTCAGCAGCGGGAGGAACACTGGGGCTAGAACTCTTGCAGATATCAAGGCAAGAGCTCAGCAAGCTAGAGCccagagagaggctgcagccgCAGCTGCTGTGGCAGCAGCTGCAAGCATAGTCTCTGGATCAATGGGGAGTCCCTGTGAAGGTGGGAAGACAAGAACACTGGCACACATCAAGGAGCAAACAAAGGCCAAACTATTTGCAAAGCATCAAGCCAGAGCCCACTTACTCCAGACCAGTAAAGAAGCGAAGTCGCAGCTCAGTTCAAAGGAATGTCCTTCGTCCGTAGAAACCTCGACTCCTTCTGACACAAAGATTGAAGTTTCTACTGGTGTCATTATAGTTAATCCTAACTGCAGGTCTCCTAGCAACAAGTCTGCTCACTTCCGGGAGACTAACACTTTACTGCAGCAGTCACTTAACACAGCTGCATTGCCAGAAACTGCTACGGACGTATCTGTGCACAGTTCTGATGAAAACATACCTATGTCACATTTGTGTGAGAAAATTATCTCATCTACCTCCACTGAAAATAACAATGTGCCAGTGCTTTATAGTAAAAATTCAGTCTCTGCATCTGTTTGCAGCACTGCTATGTCGGGAACAATTCAAGAACTTCCCTTTGCAAGTTCTCTTGATAAATCCTCTGTTTTAATGTCTGTTGACAGTACAAACACAACAATTTCGGCTTGTAATGTAAACATGCTGAAATCCACCCAAGGGATTGATACTCCATGCATTGCCATTGTACCAAAATGTATTGATAACACTATTGTTCCAGCCTCAATAGACAGTACAGTCTTATCAAATTCAAGTGATGAGAAAAGGTTGCCAGTATCAAGTAGCAGTGCAAATAATGCAGTCTCCAGTCAATATACCACTGTGCCAACTTCGTCCATTGCAAGTAATTTGCCAAATCATCTCCCAGGTAGTTCTGTATTGATTCCCCCAGTGGGGACTACTACTAGATTTTCTTCTGATAAGATAGCCATAACTGGATGCAGTGAGCAAAGTACTGTATCCATTAACACTACTGTTAGAACAGCTTTAAGCTGCAGTGATGCGGCTGCAGTAGTAGATTCTGTTGCAAGGCCACCCATTTCAATGTTTACTGGTAATATGGTGACAATAAGTTCTTATGACAACACTGCTAAATTAAGTGCTGACAACTTGGAAAAAAGTTCTGGACTACGAAACCGAATAGATGTGTCCAGTAAATCTCAGCCAGTGAGCTTTACACAAACAGCCATGAACAGGTCTATACCTTGTAAAGTCATTGTTGACCACACTACGACATTAAATACCAATTTGTCGCTGGCTGCTTccattgaaaatgcagaaaacagcATAGATCTGCAGAGCAGGCTTGTGAGGGCAGAAACTGCCTTACAAAATATAGCATGTCCTCAGGTGTCTGTAATAAGCAGGCCTGAAATAGTCAGTAATGAAAGCCTTGAGCACACTTCCAGCTTCATAACTGTTACAGCGAAACAAGAAGGCAAAACCTTGCAGGCAGCTTGTACAAGTCTTCAAGAAGTGCCTCTTACTCCTCAAGATAAATTAATTGACGTTGTTGCCCCCAGCCAAGGTTTTGTGGAGCAGTTACGAGGTCCTTCAGCCTTTAAAAGTGAAGCAGATGCTGCCTGTGTCAATCAATATAACACTAATAACAGAATTTGCTGGCATGATGAAGAGGCAATGCACACAGACCAGCCAATGGTCAGCCATCTTAACCCAAACAAGCATAAAGAATATACAGagcaaaactgtttaaaaaatgtcaaaactgaACCTTCAAGTTACACGCAAATGTCAGAGTTGCAGTCAAGGAGTCTTATGACAAGCATTGCTGTTCCTGTTAAATCAGAAACTACTGAATCTGACAAGTGCTTTAGGATGGACACTGAGGATTTTACCGGACCTAAAATGCCTAGCCAGACTGCAGAAATAGCCACAAGTGCACAGCCAACACAGACCTCCAAGGCATCTGCTACGGATTCCATGGAGGACTCTTTGTCATTGTCGACAGAAACCCTAAAAAGAGTAACAAGTGCTGGAAGCTCTAGCTGTCGTTTGTCATCAGTTGAGGCTAACAATCCTCTAGTGACACAGTTACTGCAAGGCAACCTGCCTTTGGAAAAAGTGCTGCCGCAGCCCAGATCAGGAGCCAAACTAGAAATTAACAGGCTTCCCTTGCCTTTGCAAACTACCTCAGTGTGTAAAACATCAGCATCTGAGAGAAGTATGGTTGAAAATCCTTCCAGCTCACCCAATCCAGATGGTAAAGGATTTACAGCAGGCAGCATAGCCCCACTACAAATTAGAAAGCGTGAAAACCATCCAAAGAAGCGGATGGCCAGGACTGTGGGGGAGCACACTCAAATGAAATGTGAGCTTGGGAAGGTATCAATGGACACAGATGTTAAAGTGGCTTCTTGTGTGATCAGTTCCAGCATGAATCAACTAGGGCATGGTCAGCCATTTAAACAAGAGTGGCTGAACAAACATGCAGTTCAGAACAGAATTGCTCACAGTCCAGAGATCAAGCAGCAGAAGAGGCCACTGCCTTCATGCAGTTTCCAACAGAACTTATTTCACATTGACAAAAACGGCAGTTTTCATGCAGAAGCTAGTACCTCACACAGGCAGCATTTTTACCAAATGTCCATGGCTGCAAGAGGCCCCATTCCTACGGCAGCTTTGTTGCAAACTACTTCAAAAGTCCCATCTGTCTGCAATGCTTTTGCTTTCAGTAGGCACCTGGAACAGAAGGGTTTGGGAGAGGTCAGTATTTCTGCAGCAGCTCACCAGCTGAGGCTAGGAAGTGTTTTTTCCCCTAATATTCAAATTAAGGAAGGTGATGACATTGCTAGTGCCTCACAAACTCTCCAGAATAAAACATTAGtgcatcctcttcctcctccccctattCCAAACGCAGAAGTCCCATCTGATCAAAAACAACTGACAGTTACTATGGAAACCACTAAAAGACTTAGTTGGCCTCAGCCAGCAAGCATCTGTAGCAATATAAAATCTGAACCTGTTTCTTTTGAGGAAGGTTTAAGCAGCAGCTGCGAACTAGGCATAAAACAAGCTTCCTACGATCAGAATGAAGTAAAAGAACAGTTAAAAGCATTTGCATTAAAAAATGCAGATTTCTCTTCCTATTTACTTTCTGAGCCACAGAAGCCTTTTACCCAATTAGCGACGCAGAAAATACAAACACAGcacccacagcagcagcagctctgtggaAGTTATCCAACTATACACTTTGGTAGCACAAGCTTCAAAAGGGCAGCATCTGCGATTGAAAAATCTATTGGAATTTTGGGAAGTGGCTCAAATACTGCTACAGGTCTGTCTAATCAGAACGTTCCGATTCCGGTTCAGAAATTTGCTGACAGCAGCAATGCAGATGAACTGGAACTGAAATGCTCTTGCAGGCTGAAAGCCATGATAGTGTGCAAAGGCTGTGGAGCCTTCTGCCATGATGACTGCATAGGCCCTTCAAAACTGTGTGTAGCTTGTTTAGTTGTACGGTAG